A stretch of the Bordetella genomosp. 8 genome encodes the following:
- a CDS encoding GntR family transcriptional regulator translates to MPIAKQNTQANLAYQELKKRILMGFFGASDRLREIEVAELLNMGRTPVREALKRLEDEGLLTHEPRRGLVVTSLDQQSVTELYAMRELLEGGAARFAAKHASEAEIDNMAHILEEGRQGGDPVEANLAFHQSIYGAAHNKFLIRALRSLTDSTYLLGRSTLEMAGRPDAAHGEHRAIYEAIRDGDPARAEVAAREHIRNALLERLKILRAKQAPGD, encoded by the coding sequence ATGCCCATAGCCAAGCAGAATACCCAGGCCAACCTGGCTTATCAGGAGCTGAAAAAGCGCATCCTGATGGGTTTTTTCGGCGCCAGCGACCGCCTGCGCGAAATCGAGGTGGCCGAGCTGTTGAACATGGGCCGCACGCCCGTGCGCGAAGCGCTCAAACGCTTGGAAGACGAAGGCCTGCTGACCCACGAGCCGCGCCGCGGATTGGTGGTGACGTCGCTGGACCAGCAATCGGTCACCGAGCTGTATGCCATGCGCGAACTGCTGGAAGGCGGCGCCGCCCGCTTCGCGGCCAAACACGCGAGCGAAGCGGAAATCGACAACATGGCGCACATCCTGGAAGAAGGCCGGCAGGGCGGCGACCCCGTCGAGGCGAACCTGGCGTTCCATCAATCCATCTACGGCGCCGCGCACAACAAGTTCCTGATCCGCGCATTGCGGTCATTGACGGATTCCACCTATCTGCTGGGGCGCAGCACGCTCGAAATGGCGGGACGCCCCGATGCCGCGCACGGCGAGCATCGCGCCATCTACGAAGCCATCCGAGACGGCGATCCGGCGCGTGCCGAGGTGGCCGCGCGCGAACATATCCGCAATGCCTTGCTCGAGCGGCTGAAAATATTGCGGGCGAAGCAGGCGCCCGGCGACTGA
- a CDS encoding amidohydrolase family protein, with product MSPATLPAWDCHTHVFDDATRRPLMPGSHYTPPVRSWRDMSAVGAPHGIERFVLIQPSVYGMDNSLLLDTLDESQNRARGVLVLPDETTETELLALRDRGARGVRFNAVSGSGNGIAGYARLAPRLRAAGWHAQFFVAPESLAAVYEAIRHEGGPDVVVDHLGGAASGPEYAAIREAVFRLLDTGRVWVKASGFYRYGYPVATWAEHFGELLRELARRYPERIVWASDWPHTWFFDPAHGEPMPYGDLLGLLRDSVSDADFQRILRENPPALYA from the coding sequence ATGTCTCCCGCCACCCTGCCCGCCTGGGATTGCCACACCCACGTTTTCGACGACGCGACGCGTCGCCCGTTGATGCCCGGGTCGCACTACACGCCGCCCGTGCGGTCCTGGCGGGACATGTCCGCCGTCGGCGCGCCGCACGGCATCGAACGCTTCGTCCTGATCCAGCCCAGCGTGTACGGGATGGACAACAGCCTGCTGCTGGATACGCTGGATGAATCCCAAAACCGGGCACGCGGCGTACTCGTCCTGCCGGACGAAACGACCGAAACCGAACTGCTGGCGCTGCGGGATCGCGGCGCGCGCGGCGTGCGCTTCAACGCCGTTTCCGGCAGCGGCAACGGCATCGCCGGCTATGCGCGGCTGGCGCCGCGGCTGCGCGCGGCCGGGTGGCATGCGCAATTCTTCGTCGCGCCGGAAAGCCTGGCCGCGGTGTACGAAGCGATCCGCCATGAGGGCGGCCCGGACGTAGTCGTGGACCACCTGGGCGGCGCGGCGAGCGGTCCGGAATACGCGGCGATACGCGAAGCGGTCTTCCGGCTGCTGGATACGGGCCGCGTGTGGGTGAAGGCGTCGGGCTTCTACCGCTACGGCTATCCCGTGGCGACGTGGGCCGAGCATTTCGGCGAGCTGTTGCGCGAACTCGCGCGCCGTTATCCGGAACGGATCGTCTGGGCGTCGGACTGGCCGCACACCTGGTTTTTCGATCCGGCGCACGGCGAGCCCATGCCCTACGGCGATCTGCTGGGCTTGTTGCGGGATTCGGTCAGCGACGCGGATTTCCAGCGCATCCTGCGGGAAAATCCGCCAGCGCTGTACGCCTGA
- a CDS encoding Bug family tripartite tricarboxylate transporter substrate binding protein, protein MKLLPTTRRRLLAATVCAAAAFGLHAGAQAAYPDKTVRIIVPYAPGGSGDVFARLIAEKLTSRLGQTFIVENRPGASGAIGARYVSDAPADGSVLLLGQTGEIIVTPLLSTTLNYKPENLLPVVLVGDSPLVLSAHPSAPFNTVQEMVAQSKQRSQGYNYASSGTGTPGHLAAAALAFKTGAKLTHVPYKGGGAALSDLLGNHVDMFFSGAPGVLPHFKSGTLKPIAVSTLERSPALPKVPTVAESGLPGFSFSLWGGLFAPKGTPADVIQKLNTEVNAIITDPQTKERLEAEGAVVKQNSVEQFTQFLAAERGRYQEIIKETGVRLD, encoded by the coding sequence ATGAAGCTATTACCCACCACCAGGCGCCGCCTGCTGGCCGCCACCGTTTGCGCCGCCGCTGCCTTCGGGCTGCATGCCGGCGCGCAGGCAGCCTATCCGGACAAGACCGTACGCATCATCGTGCCGTACGCCCCCGGCGGATCCGGCGACGTGTTCGCCCGCCTGATCGCGGAAAAACTGACCAGCCGCCTGGGCCAGACCTTCATCGTGGAGAACCGGCCCGGCGCCAGCGGCGCGATCGGCGCGCGCTACGTGTCGGACGCGCCGGCCGACGGCAGTGTCCTGCTGCTGGGGCAGACCGGCGAGATCATCGTCACGCCGCTGCTGTCGACGACGCTGAACTACAAGCCGGAAAACCTGCTGCCCGTGGTGCTGGTCGGCGACTCCCCCCTGGTGCTGTCGGCCCATCCGTCGGCGCCTTTCAACACCGTGCAGGAAATGGTGGCCCAGAGCAAGCAACGCTCGCAAGGCTACAACTACGCGTCGTCGGGCACCGGCACGCCGGGCCACCTGGCGGCCGCGGCGCTGGCCTTCAAGACCGGCGCCAAGCTGACCCACGTGCCCTACAAAGGCGGTGGCGCGGCCCTGAGCGACCTGCTGGGGAACCACGTCGACATGTTCTTCTCGGGCGCGCCGGGCGTGCTGCCGCACTTCAAGAGCGGCACGCTGAAGCCCATCGCCGTATCCACGCTGGAACGCTCGCCGGCGCTACCCAAGGTGCCCACCGTGGCGGAGTCGGGATTGCCAGGCTTTTCGTTCAGCCTGTGGGGCGGCCTGTTCGCGCCCAAGGGCACGCCGGCGGATGTGATCCAGAAGCTGAATACCGAGGTCAACGCCATCATCACGGACCCGCAGACCAAGGAGCGGCTGGAGGCCGAAGGCGCGGTGGTCAAGCAGAACAGCGTCGAGCAGTTCACCCAGTTCCTGGCGGCCGAACGCGGGCGCTATCAGGAAATCATCAAGGAAACCGGCGTGCGCCTGGACTGA
- a CDS encoding aldehyde dehydrogenase (NADP(+)) codes for MSSPTTAITGEILIGQRAVDNGQRTLNAVNPATGETLSPSFAQAGAAEVDEACALAWEAFDAYRETSLEDRARFLEAIGDQIMKLGQPLVDRAVAETALPAARIEGERARTVGQLRLFAQVVRAGEFLDVRVDPAMPDRQPLPRPDLRLRNIALGPVAVFGASNFPLAFSVAGGDTAAALAAGCPVVVKGHPAHPGTGELVGRAIQAAARECGMPDGVFSLLLGGIETGASLVRDERIKAVGFTGSRAGGLALVDAASKRREPIPVFAEMSSINPVFLFPAALAARAEDLGKAFVASLTMGSGQFCTNPGIVVALESPDLDRFLKAADAALSAHVPSAMLTPGIHGAYEKGVKALESAEGVKVCGRGGAGEGPNRGRAALFSTSISNFLEQESLQQEVFGSSSMVVRCKSVDDMRDIAEHIEGQLTVTLHLDEADYELARGLVPVLERKAGRILANGWPTGVEVAHAMVHGGPFPATSDSRFTSVGTLAIRRFLRPVSYQALPAQLLPEALRPENLKRVPRLEDGKRLLP; via the coding sequence GTGAGCAGCCCTACCACCGCCATTACCGGCGAGATCCTGATCGGCCAGCGCGCCGTCGACAACGGCCAGCGCACGCTGAACGCGGTGAACCCGGCGACGGGCGAGACCCTGTCGCCCAGTTTCGCGCAGGCGGGCGCCGCCGAGGTCGACGAGGCCTGTGCCCTGGCCTGGGAAGCCTTCGACGCCTATCGCGAAACCTCACTGGAAGACCGCGCCCGCTTTCTGGAAGCCATCGGCGACCAGATCATGAAGCTGGGCCAGCCGCTGGTCGATCGCGCGGTCGCTGAAACCGCCCTGCCGGCGGCCCGCATCGAAGGCGAGCGCGCGCGCACGGTGGGGCAGTTGCGCCTGTTCGCGCAAGTCGTCCGGGCGGGCGAATTCCTGGACGTGCGCGTGGATCCCGCCATGCCGGATCGCCAGCCGCTGCCGCGTCCGGATCTGCGCCTGCGCAATATCGCGCTGGGTCCGGTCGCCGTATTCGGCGCCAGCAATTTCCCCCTGGCATTCTCCGTGGCGGGCGGCGATACGGCTGCCGCGCTGGCGGCGGGTTGCCCGGTGGTGGTGAAGGGCCATCCCGCCCATCCCGGCACTGGCGAACTCGTGGGCCGCGCCATCCAGGCAGCCGCGCGCGAATGCGGCATGCCGGACGGCGTTTTTTCGTTGCTGCTGGGCGGCATCGAAACAGGCGCGTCGCTGGTGCGCGATGAGCGCATCAAAGCAGTGGGCTTCACCGGCTCGCGCGCCGGCGGCCTGGCGCTGGTCGATGCGGCGTCCAAGCGCCGCGAGCCGATTCCGGTCTTCGCCGAAATGAGCAGCATCAATCCGGTTTTCCTGTTCCCCGCCGCCCTGGCGGCCCGTGCGGAAGACCTGGGCAAGGCCTTTGTCGCATCGCTGACGATGGGCTCCGGCCAGTTCTGCACCAATCCCGGCATCGTCGTCGCGCTGGAAAGTCCGGACCTGGATCGTTTCCTGAAGGCGGCCGACGCTGCCTTGTCCGCGCATGTGCCCTCCGCAATGCTGACGCCGGGTATCCACGGCGCCTACGAGAAAGGCGTCAAGGCCCTGGAAAGCGCCGAAGGCGTGAAGGTGTGCGGGCGGGGCGGTGCCGGCGAAGGTCCGAATCGCGGGCGCGCGGCGCTGTTTTCCACCAGCATCAGCAATTTTCTCGAACAGGAATCGCTGCAGCAGGAGGTGTTCGGTTCGTCCAGCATGGTGGTGCGTTGCAAGTCGGTGGACGACATGCGCGACATCGCCGAACACATCGAAGGCCAGTTGACGGTGACGCTGCATCTGGACGAAGCGGACTATGAGCTGGCGCGAGGCCTGGTGCCGGTGCTGGAGCGCAAGGCGGGCCGCATACTGGCCAACGGCTGGCCCACGGGTGTGGAAGTGGCGCATGCCATGGTGCACGGCGGGCCTTTCCCGGCGACGTCGGACAGCCGCTTTACATCGGTGGGCACGCTGGCGATCCGGCGTTTCCTGCGCCCGGTCAGCTACCAGGCGCTGCCGGCGCAACTGTTGCCGGAAGCCTTGCGCCCGGAAAACCTGAAGCGCGTTCCGCGCCTGGAGGACGGCAAGCGCCTGCTGCCGTAA
- a CDS encoding ABC transporter substrate-binding protein, translating to MPIAARPADAAPAAKPARPAPPPPALRIGEINTYKALPGFSEDYRRGWTLALEQVNADGGVLGRKLEVRSRDDRGNPDDAVQAAQALVDKDGVVALFGGYSSEVGLALSRYADTAKVPYLAVAPLSQRLTWQDGNRYTFRLRPGAWMQAAAVAPKALGLRRLRWALVYQDTESDRATADAFKGLIRTFQSKTEFVDEIVVPATGKFDAMAAVAALSAARPEAIFNLLTGEQLAALVRAGTAAHLFDGMGVVAPFMGDPENLDLLDETLGAAIPDGWIITGYPRDAIDTPEGQAFAQAYRDRFGAAPGMAAVLGYSALRSISEALKRAGSPDREAVAAAFPRLQVPTPFGTIEYRNLDHQSTLGIYLGYTGHVDGRVTMDRFVYATGARLQPLDEQIRRLRAQTARAPGSSTAGDAAVQPANAPETQNGARATAVPSRPVARPDTGLTTRLRGARPGTAPPVHPVVQAPAGTDGPVKAAQPGVTIHAPMMGDWPDQVDPRGNAAH from the coding sequence ATGCCGATCGCGGCACGGCCGGCCGACGCAGCGCCGGCCGCCAAGCCGGCACGTCCCGCCCCGCCGCCCCCGGCCCTGCGCATCGGCGAAATCAATACGTACAAGGCGCTGCCCGGGTTTTCGGAAGACTACCGCCGGGGCTGGACGCTCGCGCTGGAACAGGTCAATGCCGACGGCGGCGTACTGGGACGCAAGCTGGAAGTCCGGTCGCGCGATGACCGCGGCAATCCCGACGACGCCGTGCAGGCGGCCCAGGCGCTGGTCGACAAGGACGGCGTCGTGGCGCTGTTCGGCGGCTATTCGTCGGAAGTCGGCCTGGCGCTTTCCCGTTATGCCGATACGGCGAAGGTGCCCTACCTGGCCGTCGCGCCGCTTAGCCAGCGCCTGACCTGGCAAGACGGCAACCGCTATACCTTCCGCCTGCGGCCGGGCGCATGGATGCAGGCCGCCGCCGTCGCACCGAAAGCATTGGGCCTGCGCAGGCTGCGCTGGGCCCTGGTCTACCAGGACACCGAATCCGACCGGGCCACGGCGGACGCCTTCAAGGGCCTGATAAGGACCTTCCAGTCGAAGACCGAGTTCGTCGATGAGATCGTGGTGCCGGCAACAGGTAAATTCGACGCGATGGCCGCTGTCGCCGCATTGAGCGCGGCCAGACCGGAGGCGATCTTCAACCTGCTGACGGGCGAACAACTTGCCGCGCTGGTGCGCGCGGGCACGGCGGCGCATCTGTTCGACGGCATGGGGGTGGTTGCGCCGTTCATGGGCGACCCTGAAAACCTGGACCTGCTGGACGAGACGCTGGGCGCCGCCATCCCCGACGGCTGGATCATCACGGGCTATCCTCGCGACGCGATCGATACACCGGAAGGCCAGGCATTCGCGCAGGCCTATCGCGATCGTTTCGGCGCCGCGCCCGGCATGGCGGCGGTATTGGGCTACTCGGCCCTGCGCTCCATCAGCGAAGCATTGAAGCGCGCGGGATCGCCGGACCGCGAAGCCGTGGCGGCGGCCTTTCCACGGCTGCAAGTGCCCACGCCCTTCGGCACCATCGAATACCGCAACCTGGACCATCAATCCACGCTGGGCATCTATCTGGGCTATACCGGACACGTCGACGGGCGCGTGACCATGGATCGCTTCGTCTACGCCACCGGCGCGCGGCTGCAGCCCCTGGACGAGCAGATCAGGCGGCTGCGCGCACAGACAGCACGGGCGCCAGGCAGTTCGACCGCGGGGGATGCCGCCGTACAGCCAGCCAACGCGCCTGAAACGCAGAACGGCGCACGAGCGACGGCGGTACCGAGCAGGCCCGTCGCGCGACCGGATACGGGACTGACCACGCGGCTGCGCGGGGCACGGCCCGGAACGGCGCCCCCCGTGCATCCTGTCGTGCAAGCCCCAGCGGGGACGGACGGCCCGGTGAAGGCCGCGCAGCCGGGTGTGACGATACACGCGCCGATGATGGGAGACTGGCCGGACCAGGTCGACCCGCGCGGCAACGCCGCGCATTAG
- the rpmG gene encoding 50S ribosomal protein L33 — MAAKGNREKIKLESTAGTGHFYTTTKNKRTMPEKMLIKKFDPVARKHVDYKETKLK; from the coding sequence ATGGCAGCCAAAGGCAACCGCGAAAAGATCAAGCTCGAGTCGACCGCCGGCACGGGACATTTCTACACCACCACCAAGAACAAGCGCACGATGCCGGAAAAGATGCTGATCAAGAAATTTGATCCGGTCGCGCGCAAGCACGTGGACTACAAGGAAACCAAGCTCAAGTAA
- the rpmB gene encoding 50S ribosomal protein L28 yields MARVCQVTGKRPMVGNNVSHANNKTKRRFLPNLQSRRFFVESENRWITLRVSTKALRTIDKKGIDAVLAELRARGESI; encoded by the coding sequence ATGGCACGCGTATGCCAAGTGACGGGCAAGCGCCCGATGGTGGGCAACAACGTTTCCCACGCCAACAACAAGACCAAGCGCCGCTTCCTGCCCAATCTGCAGTCGCGTCGTTTCTTCGTCGAAAGCGAAAACCGCTGGATCACGCTGCGCGTCAGCACCAAGGCGCTGCGCACGATCGATAAGAAGGGCATCGACGCCGTTCTCGCCGAACTGCGCGCCCGCGGCGAATCGATCTAA